From a single Anaerolineales bacterium genomic region:
- a CDS encoding EAL domain-containing protein, with protein sequence MNFESGYQPLTCAECALGAGLGFDFSMAFQPIVDVSDGSIFSYEALVRGPANEPAHWVISQVNENNRYRFDQSCRVKAIKTASELGMATFLNINFFPNAVYQPETCIRTTLQAANDYGFPVEKIIFEITEGEQVSDPIHLDGIIKEYKYRGFLTAIDDFGAGYAGLNLLSEFQPNFVKLDMALTRSIQKDRVRRAIVKSIIQVCRELDIEIIAEGIETKDELAALRDQGLTLFQGYLFARPAFESLPQVEFN encoded by the coding sequence ATGAATTTTGAGTCAGGATACCAACCGCTCACCTGCGCGGAATGTGCCCTGGGTGCCGGGCTTGGGTTTGATTTCAGCATGGCGTTTCAGCCCATCGTGGACGTGAGCGACGGCTCCATTTTCTCTTACGAGGCGCTGGTACGCGGACCAGCCAACGAACCAGCCCATTGGGTCATTTCACAGGTCAACGAAAATAACAGATATCGTTTCGATCAATCCTGCCGCGTGAAAGCCATCAAAACGGCTTCCGAACTCGGCATGGCGACCTTCCTCAACATCAATTTTTTTCCGAACGCCGTTTACCAGCCTGAAACCTGCATCCGCACCACCCTGCAAGCCGCAAATGATTACGGCTTCCCGGTCGAGAAGATCATCTTCGAGATCACCGAGGGGGAGCAGGTTAGCGACCCCATTCATCTGGATGGCATCATCAAGGAGTACAAGTACCGCGGCTTTCTAACCGCCATAGACGATTTTGGCGCGGGGTACGCGGGGTTGAACCTGCTCTCAGAGTTCCAGCCCAATTTCGTCAAACTGGACATGGCGCTGACCCGCTCCATCCAAAAGGACAGGGTCCGCCGCGCCATCGTCAAAAGCATCATCCAAGTCTGCCGCGAACTGGATATAGAGATCATTGCAGAGGGGATCGAAACGAAGGACGAACTCGCCGCACTACGCGACCAGGGCTTGACTCTGTTTCAGGGATATTTATTCGCCCGCCCGGCATTCGAGTCACTGCCTCAGGTTGAGTTTAATTAG
- a CDS encoding rhodanese-like domain-containing protein: MNFLAKLFGPSVPNITAAELSEKLKFGKHPLVLDVRQPDEFRQGHIRGAKLMPLNELYKRMGELPKGREIVCICATGNRSRSASKILTKEGFMVFNAQGGMMAWRRAKQPVQKG; encoded by the coding sequence ATGAATTTCCTCGCCAAACTGTTCGGACCGTCGGTGCCGAACATCACCGCAGCAGAATTGAGCGAAAAACTGAAATTTGGCAAACATCCGCTGGTTTTGGATGTGCGCCAGCCCGACGAATTCCGTCAGGGTCATATCCGCGGGGCGAAGCTGATGCCTTTGAATGAGTTGTATAAACGCATGGGGGAACTGCCAAAAGGACGCGAGATCGTTTGTATTTGCGCCACAGGCAACCGCAGCCGGTCCGCTTCGAAGATATTGACAAAGGAAGGGTTTATGGTTTTTAACGCGCAGGGCGGCATGATGGCATGGCGGCGCGCCAAGCAACCCGTGCAAAAGGGATAG
- a CDS encoding hydrogenase maturation nickel metallochaperone HypA, translating into MSIHPRLTAIHKQVLQAPAQKINIVLGELVPLDEFQLREQWLMLVKGTSHETAELHVRTVRAEQQCMVCFLKYHPGDKETACPQCKSVGAKILSGEEFYLELD; encoded by the coding sequence ATGTCCATCCACCCGCGTTTGACCGCCATCCATAAACAGGTTTTACAAGCTCCTGCGCAAAAAATAAACATCGTACTGGGCGAACTGGTCCCGCTGGACGAATTCCAACTCCGGGAGCAGTGGCTTATGCTTGTAAAAGGCACCTCGCATGAGACTGCGGAATTGCATGTCCGCACCGTCCGAGCCGAACAGCAGTGCATGGTGTGTTTTTTGAAATATCATCCCGGCGATAAAGAAACCGCCTGCCCGCAATGCAAGAGCGTTGGCGCAAAGATCCTCAGCGGTGAGGAGTTCTATCTTGAATTGGATTGA
- a CDS encoding SDR family oxidoreductase — MDINSKVVIVTGASSGIGEAAAREFGREGAKVVLAARRVDRLQSLAEEIEAMGAETLVVQADLSKLEDIQKLVAQTVEKFGQIDVLVNNAGFGRLDWLENLDPVKDIQAQIDVNVMGVIQTTRQVLPVMMKQRSGSIINMCSMAGLVGTPTYTIYAASKHAVHGFSEALRREVKPWGIDVSLIYPGGVVTEFSQHAGIKRKTNASTPKFMLLTAEQVGQAVVKLVRRPRRMWIIPWLWSVTAFMNKFLPGVVDYTTITRFTIPEREDELNAN; from the coding sequence ATGGACATTAATAGTAAAGTTGTCATTGTCACTGGCGCATCGTCGGGGATCGGCGAAGCCGCCGCGCGCGAGTTCGGGCGCGAAGGCGCGAAGGTCGTGCTAGCAGCCCGCCGCGTGGACAGGCTCCAATCGCTGGCGGAGGAGATTGAAGCGATGGGTGCGGAGACGTTGGTTGTGCAAGCCGATCTCTCCAAACTCGAAGACATCCAGAAACTGGTCGCGCAAACTGTGGAAAAATTCGGGCAGATCGATGTGCTGGTCAACAACGCGGGCTTTGGTCGTCTGGATTGGCTGGAGAACCTCGATCCCGTCAAGGATATTCAAGCGCAAATTGACGTGAACGTGATGGGCGTCATCCAGACCACGCGGCAGGTTTTGCCGGTGATGATGAAACAGCGTAGCGGCAGTATTATCAACATGTGTTCGATGGCGGGATTGGTCGGCACGCCGACCTACACCATCTACGCCGCTTCCAAACATGCCGTGCATGGATTTTCCGAAGCCTTGCGCCGTGAGGTGAAACCGTGGGGCATCGACGTGTCGCTTATCTATCCCGGCGGCGTTGTGACGGAGTTCAGTCAACATGCGGGCATCAAGCGCAAGACCAACGCATCCACGCCCAAGTTCATGCTTCTCACGGCAGAGCAGGTCGGGCAGGCGGTGGTGAAACTCGTCCGCCGTCCGCGCCGCATGTGGATCATTCCCTGGTTGTGGAGCGTGACAGCGTTTATGAATAAATTCCTCCCCGGCGTTGTGGATTACACGACGATCACCCGCTTCACGATTCCCGAGCGGGAGGATGAGTTGAACGCAAACTAA
- a CDS encoding class I SAM-dependent rRNA methyltransferase has protein sequence MDFTSILSDLPNPSEKRIALRITPPAERALRQGHPWIFGNSITEQSHAGAAGDLAVIFDNKRKFLAVGLYDPTSPIRVRVLQSRTPAVINADWFQHKLAAAAQLRAPLEAQHTNGYRLVHGENDGLPGLVLDRYADALVLKLYTPAWLPHLKEFCGALANITSAQHVILRLSRSLQKQMDDGLTLRDGTPLTLLSPPKLILFQENGLTFESDPIHGQKTGFFLDQRENRARVEALSKGKSVLNVFSYSGGFSVYAARGGAREVVSVDISPHAIESAKRNMAHNLHFPTVAAAKHETFAEDAFDVLARMASQKRLFDVVIIDPPMFAQNEKQIGAALAAYRKLTRLGLSVLRRGGTLVQASCSSRVSSPEFFESIHQSAKEAGRTLTEIERTSHALDHPITYPEGEYLKCLFATA, from the coding sequence ATGGACTTCACCTCGATCCTGTCCGATCTCCCCAATCCGTCAGAAAAACGAATCGCACTGCGCATCACTCCGCCCGCCGAACGCGCCTTACGGCAGGGACATCCGTGGATCTTCGGGAACTCCATCACCGAACAAAGCCATGCGGGCGCAGCGGGCGACCTCGCTGTCATCTTCGACAACAAACGCAAATTTCTCGCCGTCGGTCTCTACGACCCGACCTCTCCCATCCGCGTGCGCGTGTTGCAAAGCCGCACGCCCGCCGTCATCAACGCGGATTGGTTTCAACACAAACTCGCCGCCGCGGCGCAACTCCGCGCACCGCTCGAAGCGCAACACACGAACGGCTATCGCCTCGTCCACGGCGAGAACGACGGCTTGCCCGGGCTCGTCCTCGACCGCTACGCCGACGCGCTCGTCCTCAAACTCTACACCCCCGCATGGCTCCCACACCTCAAAGAATTTTGCGGCGCGCTTGCAAACATCACCTCCGCACAACACGTGATATTAAGACTCAGCCGCTCCCTGCAAAAGCAGATGGATGACGGGCTGACTCTCCGCGATGGGACGCCGCTCACACTTCTTTCTCCCCCGAAGTTGATTCTATTTCAGGAAAATGGACTCACCTTTGAGTCTGATCCCATTCATGGACAGAAGACGGGCTTCTTCCTCGACCAGCGCGAAAACCGCGCGCGGGTGGAAGCCTTATCCAAAGGGAAGTCGGTGCTGAACGTCTTCTCCTACTCTGGCGGATTCTCCGTCTATGCCGCGCGCGGCGGCGCAAGGGAAGTCGTCAGCGTGGACATCAGCCCGCACGCCATCGAATCCGCGAAGCGAAACATGGCGCACAATCTGCACTTCCCAACCGTTGCGGCAGCCAAACACGAAACCTTCGCCGAAGATGCCTTCGATGTGCTGGCTCGCATGGCATCCCAAAAACGTCTGTTTGACGTGGTTATCATCGACCCGCCGATGTTTGCCCAGAACGAAAAACAGATTGGCGCGGCGCTTGCAGCGTATCGCAAATTGACCCGTCTTGGATTAAGTGTCTTGCGAAGGGGCGGCACACTTGTGCAGGCATCCTGCTCCAGCCGAGTATCAAGCCCTGAGTTTTTCGAATCAATTCACCAGTCCGCGAAAGAGGCGGGGCGGACCTTGACCGAGATCGAGCGGACAAGTCACGCCCTCGACCATCCCATCACATATCCAGAGGGCGAATATCTCAAGTGTTTGTTTGCGACGGCATGA
- the tgt gene encoding tRNA guanosine(34) transglycosylase Tgt, with protein sequence MFEFTITAKNNRARTGIFTTPHGDLITPVFAPVGTQATVKTLTPEHLKDIHASLVLSNTYHLYLRPGDELVRDMSGLHKFMQWHNPMLTDSGGFQVFSLAQTRKIDEDGVTFKSHIDGSTHRFTPEKSIQIQENLGADIIMAFDECADPNDHEYIKSAMERTHRWAERSLKAKTRLDQALFGIVQGGVNPMLRVESAKFIASLDTPGIAIGGLSVGETKGEMHDTLDVVTPILPEGKPRYLMGVGTPEDLINGVLRGIDIFDCVLPTRLARHHSAFSPEGRLNLMNASFARDERPIDETCDCYACQTFTRAYIRHLIVAKELLAGTLLSIHNLRALIRLMEKIRMYIAQGVFEEKAPELLLQWSNNAKRATAP encoded by the coding sequence ATGTTTGAATTCACCATCACAGCCAAAAACAACCGCGCCCGTACCGGGATTTTCACCACCCCGCACGGCGACCTTATCACGCCTGTCTTCGCGCCGGTCGGCACACAAGCCACGGTAAAGACTCTCACACCTGAACATCTTAAGGACATCCACGCTTCGTTGGTGTTGAGCAATACGTATCATTTGTATCTGCGCCCCGGTGACGAACTGGTGCGCGACATGAGCGGCTTGCACAAGTTCATGCAATGGCACAACCCCATGCTGACCGACTCTGGCGGTTTTCAGGTTTTTTCGCTCGCGCAAACCCGCAAAATTGACGAAGACGGCGTGACCTTCAAGAGTCACATTGACGGCTCGACGCACCGCTTCACGCCTGAGAAGTCAATTCAGATTCAGGAGAACCTCGGTGCGGATATCATCATGGCGTTCGATGAATGCGCCGATCCGAACGACCATGAGTACATCAAATCGGCAATGGAGCGGACTCACCGTTGGGCGGAGCGTTCGCTCAAAGCCAAAACGCGCCTCGACCAAGCCCTGTTCGGGATTGTCCAAGGTGGAGTGAATCCAATGCTGCGGGTTGAGTCTGCGAAGTTCATCGCCTCGCTCGATACGCCCGGCATCGCCATCGGCGGACTTTCGGTGGGGGAGACGAAGGGCGAAATGCACGACACGCTCGATGTGGTCACACCCATTCTCCCCGAAGGCAAGCCGCGCTATCTGATGGGAGTCGGCACGCCCGAAGATTTGATCAACGGAGTTCTGCGTGGTATTGATATTTTTGATTGTGTATTGCCAACGCGGTTGGCGCGGCATCACTCTGCATTCTCACCCGAAGGACGCTTGAATTTGATGAACGCATCGTTTGCGCGGGATGAACGTCCTATTGATGAGACTTGTGATTGCTACGCCTGTCAGACCTTTACGCGGGCGTATATCCGCCATCTCATTGTGGCGAAGGAACTTCTCGCTGGGACATTGTTGTCAATTCATAATTTGCGAGCGTTAATTCGCTTGATGGAGAAGATACGAATGTATATTGCTCAAGGTGTGTTTGAAGAGAAAGCGCCTGAGTTGTTGTTGCAGTGGTCGAACAATGCGAAGAGGGCAACTGCGCCATGA
- a CDS encoding DUF2721 domain-containing protein, which translates to MDFSLTTPALLFPTVSLLLLAYTNRFLTLATIIRSLHDRYQNDHSANLLRQIANLRYRVYLIRNTQIYGTLSLLFCVVSMFALFAGWLTGGQWSFAIALILMIVSLGISLRELQISVGALDLLLMELEDGNKQD; encoded by the coding sequence ATGGACTTCTCGCTTACAACCCCAGCGTTGTTGTTTCCGACCGTCTCGCTTTTGCTGTTGGCATACACAAACCGCTTCCTGACGCTTGCCACCATCATCCGCAGCCTGCATGACCGCTATCAGAACGACCATAGCGCGAACCTGCTCCGGCAGATCGCCAACCTGCGTTACCGCGTGTACTTGATCCGCAACACACAAATCTATGGGACGCTGAGTCTGCTGTTTTGTGTGGTTAGCATGTTCGCTCTTTTCGCAGGCTGGTTGACGGGCGGGCAGTGGAGTTTTGCGATCGCCCTGATCCTGATGATCGTGTCGCTGGGAATCTCCCTGCGCGAGTTGCAGATCTCGGTCGGTGCGCTGGATTTGCTTCTGATGGAGTTGGAAGACGGCAACAAGCAGGATTAG
- the uppP gene encoding undecaprenyl-diphosphatase UppP, whose protein sequence is MNSFHAILLGIVQGLTEFIPVSSTAHLLITQNLLGIPADGAMFSFLVIVQLGTLVSLFAFYWNDLLSIAKSTLQALPIMFTKPRDTWNLTPDTWLGIYIIVATIPALIAGYLLRDAVEALFRQPMLQASIRLFSAATLLTLAEWLTKKDRRLNSMTWLDAFVVGLFQIIAVFPGASRSGSTISGGMFRGFDRPSAARFAFLMSVPVMLAAGGYEMLDVLQMPNFSEFLPLLAVGFVSAAGAGWLAIRWLIAYLSKHSLYAFAIYCAVAGALVFLLR, encoded by the coding sequence ATGAATTCTTTTCACGCCATCCTTCTCGGCATCGTACAGGGATTGACCGAGTTCATCCCCGTCTCGTCTACCGCGCATTTGCTCATCACGCAGAACCTGCTGGGCATCCCTGCGGACGGGGCGATGTTTTCCTTTCTCGTCATCGTCCAACTCGGTACGCTGGTCTCGCTGTTCGCGTTCTATTGGAATGACCTGCTCTCGATTGCAAAGTCAACGCTTCAGGCTTTGCCGATCATGTTCACCAAACCGCGTGACACGTGGAACCTGACACCTGACACTTGGCTCGGAATTTACATTATCGTTGCCACCATCCCCGCACTCATTGCGGGTTACCTCCTGCGCGATGCCGTCGAAGCGCTCTTCCGCCAACCCATGCTGCAAGCGTCCATTCGACTCTTCTCTGCCGCAACCCTGCTCACCCTCGCCGAGTGGCTGACGAAAAAAGACCGCCGCCTCAACTCCATGACTTGGCTGGATGCCTTTGTAGTCGGCTTGTTCCAGATCATTGCCGTGTTCCCCGGCGCCTCCCGCAGCGGATCCACCATCAGCGGCGGCATGTTCCGCGGCTTTGACCGTCCATCCGCGGCACGGTTTGCCTTCCTGATGTCCGTGCCTGTCATGCTGGCGGCGGGCGGATATGAAATGCTGGATGTGCTGCAAATGCCGAATTTCAGTGAGTTCCTGCCCTTGCTCGCGGTGGGATTTGTCTCTGCGGCGGGGGCTGGCTGGCTTGCCATCCGCTGGTTGATCGCCTACCTAAGCAAGCATTCGCTGTATGCCTTCGCCATCTACTGCGCCGTGGCGGGCGCTCTTGTTTTCCTTTTGAGATAA
- the recJ gene encoding single-stranded-DNA-specific exonuclease RecJ — protein sequence MTIDPPNNKRWIVPPQITPEADSALEKFPPLLRQILFNRGYATDADARAFLNGKPNFNSDPFQMIGMRDAVERIQFAIRQSEPIAIYGDYDVDGVTATALLVETLKKMDADVRGYIPNRFEEGYGLNTNALDDLKADGVKLVITVDCGIRSPTEALHAQTIGLDLIISDHHHPDGDNLPPALAVINPKQHGDPYPDKDLAGVGIAYKIAEALMQEMGKVKDDIRFPLSSLLDLVALGTVADLAPLVGENRVLVRQGLRQMRQTTRQGLFSLAAVSELNLAKVNAMNIGFMLGPRLNAAGRLKEALASFELLTTTDVFRAGELAQQLDMQNRERQRITREMQTRAEEIVISEDPDAYLLFAAHEDFNPGVVGLAASRLTEKYYRPAIVASKAEEETRGSCRSIPEFHITDALDQCADLLVRHGGHAAAAGFTVRNENLPELVARLKAIAEEKLSGEELKPTVTADAEVSLTDIRPELYETCLRYLEPTGYGNQEARFVARNVKVKNSRTVGADSKHLKLSLEDEKGFTHDAIGFRLGDWHKAMPARVDVLFTYEPNEYNGRVNYQLNLKDLKAA from the coding sequence ATGACGATTGACCCGCCCAACAACAAACGCTGGATCGTCCCGCCTCAGATCACGCCGGAGGCTGATTCTGCGCTTGAAAAATTTCCACCGCTGCTGCGTCAGATCCTTTTCAACCGCGGTTACGCCACCGACGCCGACGCGCGCGCCTTCCTGAACGGCAAGCCCAATTTCAATTCCGATCCCTTTCAGATGATCGGGATGCGCGACGCAGTCGAGCGCATCCAGTTTGCGATCCGGCAAAGCGAACCCATCGCCATCTATGGCGACTATGACGTGGACGGCGTCACCGCCACAGCTTTGCTCGTCGAAACCCTTAAAAAAATGGACGCCGACGTGCGCGGGTACATCCCCAACCGCTTCGAAGAAGGCTATGGATTAAATACCAATGCGCTGGATGACCTCAAAGCGGACGGCGTGAAACTGGTCATCACCGTCGATTGCGGCATCCGCTCGCCTACCGAAGCGCTTCATGCACAGACCATCGGGCTGGATCTCATTATCAGCGACCACCACCACCCCGACGGCGACAACCTGCCGCCTGCATTGGCGGTCATCAACCCAAAACAACACGGCGACCCCTACCCCGACAAGGACCTGGCTGGCGTGGGAATCGCATACAAGATCGCCGAGGCGCTTATGCAGGAAATGGGAAAAGTGAAAGATGATATCCGCTTTCCGCTTTCATCCCTCCTTGACCTGGTCGCGCTCGGAACCGTCGCAGACCTTGCGCCGCTGGTCGGCGAGAACCGCGTGCTGGTACGTCAGGGACTTCGCCAGATGCGGCAGACCACGCGGCAGGGACTCTTCTCACTGGCGGCAGTCTCCGAATTGAATCTGGCAAAGGTCAATGCGATGAACATCGGCTTCATGCTCGGTCCGCGTTTGAATGCGGCGGGGCGATTAAAAGAAGCGCTGGCATCTTTTGAACTGTTGACCACCACCGACGTCTTCCGCGCGGGCGAACTGGCACAACAATTGGATATGCAAAACCGCGAACGCCAACGCATAACGCGCGAGATGCAAACCCGCGCCGAGGAAATCGTTATCAGCGAAGATCCTGACGCCTATCTGCTCTTTGCCGCCCATGAAGATTTCAACCCGGGCGTGGTCGGTCTCGCCGCCTCGCGCTTGACGGAGAAATATTATCGTCCCGCCATCGTCGCATCCAAAGCGGAGGAGGAGACGCGCGGCTCGTGCCGTTCCATCCCCGAATTCCACATCACCGATGCGCTCGATCAATGCGCGGACCTGCTCGTCCGGCATGGAGGTCACGCCGCGGCGGCGGGCTTCACCGTCCGCAACGAAAACCTGCCGGAGTTGGTTGCGCGGTTAAAAGCCATCGCGGAGGAAAAGCTGTCGGGCGAAGAACTCAAGCCCACGGTCACGGCAGATGCGGAAGTGTCCCTCACGGACATCCGCCCGGAATTATACGAAACCTGTCTGCGTTATCTCGAACCGACCGGGTACGGAAATCAGGAAGCCCGCTTTGTGGCGCGGAATGTGAAGGTCAAGAATTCGCGCACGGTCGGTGCGGACAGCAAACACTTGAAGCTTTCGCTTGAAGATGAGAAGGGTTTCACGCACGATGCCATCGGTTTCCGCCTTGGCGACTGGCACAAAGCCATGCCCGCCCGCGTGGACGTTCTGTTCACGTATGAGCCGAACGAATATAACGGGCGCGTCAATTATCAATTGAATTTGAAGGATCTGAAAGCGGCGTAA
- a CDS encoding cation-translocating P-type ATPase, with product MQSNTHWYSRTTDEVFTELGSQPAGLTQAEAAERLQKYGPNEIQAAKRISAWQILLEQFKNILILILFGATILSLFLGHGVESIVIAVIVLFAVFLGFFQEYRAERAIEALREMAAPTASVLRDGEEIKIPARELVPGDVVLLHTGDRIPADGRLLDAINLQIEEAALTGESVPVEKQTDALPDVDLGVGDRKNMVYAGTAATYGRGKALVVATGMNTEFGKIAQLLQTVETSRTPLQQNLDKVGTALARAAFVVVALIVAVGLLRDQPFVEMLIFGIALAVAVVPEALPAVVTISLAIGVQKMVKRNALIRRLPAVETLGSTSIICSDKTGTLTKDEMTARKLYAAGELFSVSGAGYVPVGEFSQNGKKLSHLPDGLKQMLTAAVLASDTTLIRGEDHGSSTDWDIKGDPTEGAFVVAAAKAGLQKESLDAEYPRINEIPFTSESKRMTTLHRTDGGVVAYAKGAPEIILDDCKLQLTPDGLKPMDDRAREQILKAAADMAKDALRVLAVASKPDVTLETAQTDMTFLGLAGMIDPPRDEVKGAIEICEEAGIRPVMITGDHPITARAVAGELGLLKTGRVVTGAELEAMSDEQFKKEVETIDVYARVSPAHKLRVVTALQANEHIVAMTGDGVNDAPALKKADIGIAMGITGTDVTKEAAAMTLTDDNFASIVAAVEEGRGVFGNIKKYLMYLLSSNIGEIGLMAGSTLLGLPLPLTAVQILYVNLATDGLPALALAVDPAEKDLMKRKPRNQKTGIFTRPVVALMLAGGIWSTIVNLGLFIWAMNSGRSQEEAMTMTFVSLVLIQFFKAYNFRSDRNSVFDKPFANKWLNRAIVWEVILLLVIVYLPSLHEAFSTFSLTLEDWLIVLALALTISPVLELVKWMERRGWFGALE from the coding sequence ATGCAATCCAACACTCACTGGTACTCGCGGACGACGGACGAAGTTTTTACCGAACTTGGAAGCCAGCCCGCGGGATTGACACAGGCAGAGGCGGCGGAACGACTTCAAAAATACGGACCAAACGAGATCCAGGCGGCGAAGCGCATTTCCGCGTGGCAAATTTTATTGGAGCAGTTTAAAAATATCCTGATCCTGATCCTGTTCGGCGCAACCATCCTGTCGCTTTTCCTGGGGCATGGCGTTGAGTCCATCGTCATTGCCGTCATCGTTTTGTTTGCGGTCTTCCTCGGATTTTTTCAGGAGTACCGCGCTGAACGTGCTATCGAGGCATTGCGCGAAATGGCGGCGCCGACGGCATCCGTTCTGCGGGACGGCGAAGAGATCAAGATCCCTGCGCGTGAACTCGTACCGGGGGACGTCGTCCTTCTGCATACCGGCGACCGGATCCCTGCCGACGGGCGTTTGTTGGATGCGATAAATTTACAAATAGAAGAAGCCGCGCTGACCGGTGAATCTGTGCCGGTGGAAAAACAGACGGATGCGCTTCCCGACGTCGACTTGGGCGTGGGCGACCGTAAGAACATGGTCTACGCCGGGACCGCCGCCACCTATGGACGCGGTAAGGCGTTGGTCGTTGCCACGGGAATGAACACCGAGTTCGGCAAGATCGCCCAACTGTTGCAGACCGTGGAGACCAGCCGGACCCCGCTTCAGCAAAATCTGGATAAGGTCGGGACGGCGCTGGCGCGCGCGGCGTTTGTCGTGGTGGCGTTGATCGTGGCAGTGGGCTTGCTGCGTGACCAGCCGTTCGTTGAAATGCTCATCTTCGGCATTGCGCTGGCGGTGGCAGTCGTGCCGGAGGCATTGCCGGCAGTTGTGACCATTTCGCTCGCCATCGGCGTACAGAAAATGGTCAAACGGAATGCGCTCATCCGCCGCCTGCCCGCGGTGGAAACGCTCGGCAGTACCTCGATCATCTGCTCGGATAAGACCGGTACGCTGACAAAAGATGAGATGACTGCGCGTAAATTGTACGCCGCCGGTGAACTGTTCTCGGTCAGCGGGGCGGGGTATGTGCCGGTGGGTGAGTTCTCTCAAAACGGAAAGAAGCTCTCGCATCTGCCGGATGGCTTGAAGCAAATGCTGACCGCCGCCGTGCTTGCGTCGGATACTACGTTGATCCGGGGCGAGGATCACGGCTCCAGCACCGACTGGGACATTAAAGGAGATCCAACCGAGGGCGCGTTCGTGGTTGCGGCGGCGAAGGCGGGTTTGCAGAAAGAGTCGCTCGACGCCGAGTATCCGCGCATCAATGAGATTCCTTTCACGTCCGAATCCAAGCGCATGACCACTCTGCATCGAACGGATGGCGGCGTGGTTGCATACGCAAAAGGCGCGCCGGAGATCATTCTGGATGATTGCAAATTGCAGTTGACGCCGGATGGTTTAAAACCGATGGATGACCGCGCGCGCGAGCAGATCTTGAAAGCGGCGGCGGATATGGCAAAGGATGCGCTGCGCGTGCTGGCGGTCGCTTCAAAACCTGACGTGACACTTGAAACTGCCCAGACGGATATGACCTTCCTCGGGCTGGCTGGCATGATCGACCCTCCGCGCGATGAAGTGAAAGGCGCGATCGAGATCTGCGAAGAGGCGGGCATCCGTCCTGTGATGATCACGGGCGACCATCCCATCACGGCGAGAGCGGTGGCGGGCGAACTGGGTCTGTTGAAGACCGGGCGCGTAGTCACCGGCGCTGAACTGGAAGCCATGTCCGATGAGCAGTTCAAAAAAGAAGTGGAAACCATTGATGTGTATGCACGCGTTTCCCCGGCGCACAAACTGCGCGTGGTGACGGCGCTGCAAGCCAATGAGCATATCGTGGCAATGACCGGCGATGGTGTGAACGATGCACCCGCCCTCAAAAAAGCGGATATCGGCATTGCGATGGGTATCACCGGCACGGACGTTACCAAAGAAGCCGCCGCCATGACGCTGACCGATGATAACTTTGCCTCCATTGTCGCTGCCGTGGAAGAGGGACGCGGCGTGTTCGGCAATATCAAGAAATACCTGATGTATCTGCTTTCCTCCAACATCGGTGAGATCGGCTTGATGGCTGGCTCGACTCTGCTCGGTCTGCCCTTGCCATTGACCGCTGTGCAGATTCTCTACGTCAACCTCGCAACAGACGGTCTGCCCGCACTGGCGTTGGCAGTAGACCCCGCCGAAAAAGACTTGATGAAGCGCAAGCCGCGCAACCAAAAAACGGGCATTTTCACCCGCCCTGTGGTGGCGTTGATGCTGGCAGGCGGGATTTGGTCCACCATCGTCAACCTGGGACTCTTTATCTGGGCGATGAATTCAGGCAGAAGTCAGGAAGAGGCGATGACGATGACCTTTGTCTCGCTGGTCTTGATCCAGTTCTTCAAGGCGTACAACTTCCGCTCGGACCGCAATTCCGTTTTCGACAAGCCGTTTGCGAACAAATGGCTGAACCGCGCCATCGTTTGGGAGGTCATTCTGCTTTTGGTGATCGTGTACCTGCCTTCCCTGCATGAAGCGTTCAGCACGTTCAGCCTGACGCTTGAAGACTGGTTGATCGTTCTTGCTCTTGCGCTGACCATTTCGCCCGTGCTGGAACTGGTCAAATGGATGGAGCGCCGCGGCTGGTTCGGCGCGCTGGAATAA